CATatgctggctccgcccctgagtATATACATTAGCAATCAATCTTTATCtctgaagacatgaaataagaaGAAATGACCAAGTCTAAACAAAGTGGAAAAGTAAATTTGATGACCTCAAAACTCAGAATCAGTTTTGATCTCTGAAAACACGTTACAAAGAAAAAGAAACGACAAGTCTTTTTTTATAAGGAAACAAACAACTTACTGTTCTCTAAACTTTGACACGAAGCATGTTATGCTTCAGGCGTGTTACTTATTTCTTAATGCTGACTTCCATTATATCAATGCTTGGTTGACTTTCTCCGCTGTTTGATTAAATGGGCGATACTTTATTTTGCTGAATgttttgttgttattgtttttcaatttttctgaCAAAGGGTTTGGTACTTAAATTGAGTCCAGGTACATGTGTTCTTGCCAGTCTAGAGGAGTTCTGCCTAATAAACAAGTTCTGTCAGCTCTTTTCAAGGTTTGTGGTACTGTAGTTGTTCATTTTTTACAACCATCTGTACTGCTGTTTTTAATCAAAATTTCATGCTTATTACTACTTGTTTTTACTTGCTCGCCCAATGAGGTAGACATCTAATTGCTGAATATCTTCTGGAAAAAGATGGTCTTCTTATAGAAAGAATTGGGTTTTATTTCAAGAAAATCTATATTGGGCATGTTAACACGATTTGACCCTAGTTTCAAGAAACATTATTTCTTCTACATGCTAGATAAATGTATTTCCTGGTTTGGCACCATAGGTGTGGCTAATGCATGATAAAGAGGACATGCTTACTGTTACTTTATTAAATCAGTTCCTTTATCCTTCTCACTGCTGGCGAATTCTTGTGATTTTTGCTCCGGAATGTGCTGCTTATTTCTTGTAGTCTGAAATCTTACATTCCTACTGCCCATATACGATCCAGGCCAAGTTGAAGAAAGCCCGCCATGAGGTGTCTAGCTTAGTGATTTTGCTGGATGACATCAAGGATACAGATTTCCACCCACTGCTTGATTTGTTGATGGAAGTTGATCTTTCTCAGATTGATGCAGTCGATATTATAAATAGATCTGTATGCATCCTGAGTTGGGAGTATCTTCTTCCTTTGCTGCGTGCCAGCAGTAGAAAGCTTCGAGTTGTTGATCTCCAGGACATATTGTTTGGCAAGGACTTCTTGCTGTACGTATTGCCATTGTTGTATAGTCTCTTCCTACTCCTTGCCACAATCGATAATCTGTTTTGCTTTGCCGCAGAGGCAACCATAATTTAAGTAGGTATTTTTGAAAAAGTAAATAAAACAAATGCATTTTCGCGGAAGTGATCGAATACGCCTTTCAATTATGAACCATGAATTGCATATGTTGGTTTTCCTCTAACATATAGGCTTTCTCATCTATTACCTTTAAAAGTTTTTTCTGCTTAGATTTTTATATGTAATTATGCATTTCATTAGTGATGTTTTAGTTTTGACTAATATATACAGGAGGAATCAGCACATGGTCCTGAGTTTATTTTACCTTTCTGGATGGGTTGGTTAAAACTCATAAGAAAGAAATATGAAACATTGACTTTGTTGGCCAATCAGAATTTGCCTTCTAGGATTTATaattgtctcaaaatatttggtaCATGCACAATACTGGATTCTTTGAATAACTGCCATGACGATCTTATGAAAAATGAGTACTTCTGTAAAGAAGATATAAAACAATGTCCAGATTTCTGGAAAATACTTCACATTTTATGTAACTTCTATAGCACTCTGTTGATGCGGATACTCAATAAAATACCTTTAACAATTTAAACAAAAAAGTATTTACCAAAGATTAAGTTTTAAATATGTTACCATTGTCATAAAAAAAAgagtataagttttaaatctatGGGCGTAGCTGACGTAAACTGAAAATGTTTAGCACATTTAATTTATTATATACTCAAAATATATTTGGAATTAAATCAAACAGAAATATCAAGGGAAAGTTGTTTCGAATCTACTATTCATTAGATAGACATGTCATGTTATTTCAAAATCGAATGTTCTAAAATATCCAAAAGAATGAACCCGGCAATTGATTGTCTTCTCCTAGTGTGCATGTTTTTTTCCTCCAGTTTTCTGGCTGACGCATATATTGCTTTTCCTTTTGTTGTGTTTAGACACAATGTGGAATGGATAGGTTCTCCTTTGCAGTATTTAAGTTGATGTGCATTCATTTCCTTTATATGTGTTTTTCAGGGATCTTGCTCAACGAGGCTTACCATGCCAAGTCCTAAATCTGAGGTCCTCCCATTTCCGAAAGCTCAACATGATTGGGAATTTCACGCGGATGCACACCCTTAACCTGGATTTCAGTGCATCACTTACTAACTTCCGTGAGGACTGTTTTACCTGTATGCCAAATTTGAAGTTCCTCTCATTGTGTGAGACAAGAGTGACTAATTTATGGACTACCACTGCTGCACTTGCGAAACTCCCTTCCTTAGTCGAATTACGTTTTCAGAATTTTTTACAAGATGATGAAGCACGGAAGCATCCTGCATCAGATAGAAGGAATGATTACTGGGATTCAGATCATACGGAGATAACTATTCATGATGAAGCACCATCAGTTAGTGGTGAAAATATCATGTATAGGCTTTTTAATGAAGAAAACCAATATTTGAATAATACTGATATGAATCTTGATGTGAGTAGCGAAGCGGAAGATTCATCTGATGATAGTGAAGTGGACTTTTCAAGTCAGGATCGTGAAACGAGTTTCATGGAACTCTTGCCTGATGCACCTCCTGGTTGGGAGGATCTGGTTAATCTGCAAAATGAGGTATTCCGGCAATGGTTTTTTATTATTGCGCTACATATATAACTTGGCATAAATACTTAACCAGATTCCCCTTCTTAGTTTATTTGGGCTGGGAAGACCAGTGATATAGATAACATAAAAACAAAATACTCCTTCTCCTATAACTctattctctcttttctttttcttctcctttGATCTTAATAACAACATCTCTACCCGtcaaaaggtagaggtaaggtctgcgtacactctaccctccctagaccccacctGGTGGGGttatactgagtatgttgttgttgttcctcTGATCTTAATATACAAAGACTCGGTTGTGTATTTATAAATTACTCTCATCTTTTGACATCATCATCTGTCTGCTTGTACGAGCCGTTAAAGCTTTGCATGCTAAAAGCTTGATTTCACTGCCGAGCCCCTCCATTTGAATGGGAAAAGAATGACAGTTGTCTTTTTTATTGCACCATGACAGGTTTCTTTTGGCCCGATGGAGATGCAGGATGACGAGGAGCCATTCTTCCGTTTGTCTGACACACGACTTCCATACATTACTCCAAAGAAATGTATATCTCATAATCCTTCACcaatatgttttgaaaaattcTACCGAGAGTACATGATAGCTTCACTGCCAAACCTGAAAATTCTCGATAACTTGCCTATTAGGAAAGTCGACAGAGAAAAGGCCGAATTGATCTTCTCACAAAAATTTGAGCGCCTACCATATAAGAGGAAGAATAAGGAAAGTGTTGTCAGCATTCTGCAAAACCGGGAGACTAGAGCAAACCATGCTCGCGGGCTCTCTCCTAGGCGAAAGTCGCAGTACTTTTATTCTAGGTCATTGTCTGCTGCCAAAGTTGGTTCCGTTGCTTGGCCTGCCCTCCGCCCCCTCTCGATCATGGGCACCACAGCAAGAGATGATAGAAGAAGCTATCGACCACGCCAATTTGAGTATCATCCATCTGATGCAAGCCTTATGGTTTTTGGAACATTGGATGGTGAAGTGATTGTTATCAACCATGAGAGTGAAAAAGTCGTCAGTTATATTCCCTCACTTGGAGCAATGAACAGTGTGCTGGGTTTATGCTGGCTAAAAAATTATCCCTCCAAGGTATATCATGTAAAAGGTGTAAATTATGGCTGCATCTTGTGAAGGAATCTCCCTGGGAATTGTGTTCCTAGAAATCCTAATCTGTGCGTACTATTTTATCTCCGAGTATTCTTTCCTTGCTAAACATGCTCCTTTGCTGTTTCTGGTTTACACCTGACACTACTAATAACTTAGACGTCCATTGTGGTTCATTTCCTTAATAATGTTGTGCGAACACTGGTTAAATCACAATATTTTTGGGCGCAACTAGAGGTTGTAATTCTCTAACTAGCAAGTGCTATTTTTATCatccaagggtgtggcctagtggtcaatgaagtaggTTTCGAACCATGATGATCAGGTTCAGTTGCCAGCGAAGGCAAAAAGAATATGTGATTT
The sequence above is a segment of the Lycium barbarum isolate Lr01 chromosome 6, ASM1917538v2, whole genome shotgun sequence genome. Coding sequences within it:
- the LOC132598967 gene encoding protein DWD HYPERSENSITIVE TO UV-B 1 isoform X1; this translates as MTTSTDIASLETRYMCSCQSRGVLPNKQVLSALFKAKLKKARHEVSSLVILLDDIKDTDFHPLLDLLMEVDLSQIDAVDIINRSVCILSWEYLLPLLRASSRKLRVVDLQDILFGKDFLLYVLPLLDLAQRGLPCQVLNLRSSHFRKLNMIGNFTRMHTLNLDFSASLTNFREDCFTCMPNLKFLSLCETRVTNLWTTTAALAKLPSLVELRFQNFLQDDEARKHPASDRRNDYWDSDHTEITIHDEAPSVSGENIMYRLFNEENQYLNNTDMNLDVSSEAEDSSDDSEVDFSSQDRETSFMELLPDAPPGWEDLVNLQNEVSFGPMEMQDDEEPFFRLSDTRLPYITPKKCISHNPSPICFEKFYREYMIASLPNLKILDNLPIRKVDREKAELIFSQKFERLPYKRKNKESVVSILQNRETRANHARGLSPRRKSQYFYSRSLSAAKVGSVAWPALRPLSIMGTTARDDRRSYRPRQFEYHPSDASLMVFGTLDGEVIVINHESEKVVSYIPSLGAMNSVLGLCWLKNYPSKVIAGSDNGSLRLYDIRLMPPTATGSHHSSGSVMFDDFDQLTSVHVNSTDELFLASGYSKHVALYDISSGRRLQVFDDMHREHINVVKFAHHSPSIFATSSFDRDVKLWDLRQKPNQPCYTALSSRGNVMVCFSPDDQYLLVSAVDNEVKQLLAVDGRLHLDFSITSTGSSQNYTRSYYMNGRDYVISGSCDEHVVRICCAQTGRRLKDVSLEGKGSGASMFVQSLRGDPFRDFSMSVLAAYIRPSSNSEIVKVNLLASSDQDKGYSYTRQSQPLFGSGG
- the LOC132598967 gene encoding protein DWD HYPERSENSITIVE TO UV-B 1 isoform X2, with amino-acid sequence MTTSTDIASLETRYMCSCQSRGVLPNKQVLSALFKAKLKKARHEVSSLVILLDDIKDTDFHPLLDLLMEVDLSQIDAVDIINRSVCILSWEYLLPLLRASSRKLRVVDLQDILFGKDFLLDLAQRGLPCQVLNLRSSHFRKLNMIGNFTRMHTLNLDFSASLTNFREDCFTCMPNLKFLSLCETRVTNLWTTTAALAKLPSLVELRFQNFLQDDEARKHPASDRRNDYWDSDHTEITIHDEAPSVSGENIMYRLFNEENQYLNNTDMNLDVSSEAEDSSDDSEVDFSSQDRETSFMELLPDAPPGWEDLVNLQNEVSFGPMEMQDDEEPFFRLSDTRLPYITPKKCISHNPSPICFEKFYREYMIASLPNLKILDNLPIRKVDREKAELIFSQKFERLPYKRKNKESVVSILQNRETRANHARGLSPRRKSQYFYSRSLSAAKVGSVAWPALRPLSIMGTTARDDRRSYRPRQFEYHPSDASLMVFGTLDGEVIVINHESEKVVSYIPSLGAMNSVLGLCWLKNYPSKVIAGSDNGSLRLYDIRLMPPTATGSHHSSGSVMFDDFDQLTSVHVNSTDELFLASGYSKHVALYDISSGRRLQVFDDMHREHINVVKFAHHSPSIFATSSFDRDVKLWDLRQKPNQPCYTALSSRGNVMVCFSPDDQYLLVSAVDNEVKQLLAVDGRLHLDFSITSTGSSQNYTRSYYMNGRDYVISGSCDEHVVRICCAQTGRRLKDVSLEGKGSGASMFVQSLRGDPFRDFSMSVLAAYIRPSSNSEIVKVNLLASSDQDKGYSYTRQSQPLFGSGG